The genomic region CGGCCTCTCGCGCAGCGAGTCCGCCGGGCTGGTGGACCAGGTGCTCGAGACCATCGCCTCGCGTCTCGAGCGCGGCGAGAACGTCAAGCTGTCCTCCTTCGGCAGCTTTCTCGTGCGCAGCAAGGGACGGCGGATGGGCCGCAACCCGAAGACCGGCGTGGAGGTGCCGATCGAGCCGCGCCGGGTGGTGGTCTTCCGTCCCAGCCAGATCCTGCGCCAGCGCATCGTCGAGGCGCTGGACAAGTCGGGCTGACGCGCGGGGGTGGGCGCGCAAGCGGCAGAGGGCCCGGCGCCGCGGCCGGAAGGCGATGCGGGCGATCCGAAGGCGCCGGAGGCCTACCGGACCATCGGCGAGGTCTCCGAGCTCGTCGGCGTGCCGCAGCATGTGCTGCGCTTCTGGGAGACCCGCTTTCCCCAGCTCAAGCCGCTCAAGCGCAGCGGCAACCGCCGCTACTACCGGCCGGATGACGTGGCGCTGCTGCAGGCGATCCGCGTACTGCTGCACGAGCAGGGCATGACGATCCGCGGCGTCCAGAAGCGCCTCAAGGCCGAGGGCAGGCGCCGGCTGGTGGCCGCCGTCCTCGGCGCGGGGCCGGCAGCCGGCGGTCCGGCCAAGGAGGCGGCGGGTGCGCCGCGACCGGCCGCGGAACGGACCGATGCGCCGGCCGAACCCGTCTCGACCCCGCCTGCGGGCGACGGTCGGCCGCCGCCTGCAGCTGCGGACATTCTCGCCCGCCTCAGGCGCATCCGGGCGCTGCTCGACCGGTGATCGGTGACCGGGATTGGTGGGGCGTCACGTGGTGATCGGGCAGGGGGGACGGCCTCGTGCCGCGTGGATGTTTCGCCGGGGGCCGGGTTCGCCGGTCAAGCCGGCGAACGACGATTCAGCGGTCAGTCGTCAGTCATCAGTGATCGGTGACCCGCATGGCGAGCATCACCCGCTGTCGCCATCACCTCGTCACCCGCCGACATGACCGGCGGGTCCAGCCCCTTTTCACGTCACCCGCCGGCTTGACCGGCGGGTCCAGCGGGACGCGGGGCAACCGCAGACGTTGGATCCGTCATCCATGGCGGCTGGATTCGCCGCATTCGCGGCGAATGACGAGAAAAAGGTGCCACCCGCCGGTGGCGTGCCCGGCGGGTCCATGCTGGCTTTCTTCGTCATCCGCCGACTTGATCGGCGGATCCAGCAGGAAGCCGGGGCAATCACCGGTGCCGGAGATGCGGTCGCCGCCGGCTGGGTTCGCCGGTCAAGCCGGCGAACGACGCGAGAAAGGGAGTGCCACCCACCGGCCCCTCTCTTCGTCACCCGCCGGCGTGACCGGCGGGTCCGGCGGGACGCGGTGCAACCGCAGACGTTGGATCCGTCATCCATGGCGGCTGGATTCGCCGCATTCGCGGCGAATGACGAGAAAAAGGTGCCACCCGCCGGTGGCGTGCCCGGCGGGTCCATGCTGGCTTTCTTCGTCATCCGCCGACTTGATCGGCGGATCCAGCAGGAAGCGGGGGCAATCACGGGTGCCGGAGATGCGGTCGCCGCCCGATGGGTTCGCCGGTCAAGCCGGCGAACGACGCGTCTGGGAGGGCGTCACCCGCCATGCGTCCGTCCCCAAGATGAAACTGATCACTGATGACCGATGACCGACGACTGGAAGGGTTCGCCGGTCAAGCCGGCGAACGACGCGTCTGGGAGGGCGTCACCCGCCATGCGTCCGTCCCCAAGATGAAACTGATCACTGATGACCGATGACCGACGACTGGAAGGGTTCGCCGGTCAAGCCGGCGAACGACGATTCAGGGATGAGTCGGCAGTCAGTCGTCAGTAGTCGGCGTGGGCAATCGCGGCGGTCAGGCCGACAGCCGTGCGATCTTCGCGGCCAGCCGAGAGATCTTGCGCGAGGCGGCGTTCCTGTGCAGCACGCCCTTGGCCACGCCGCGGCGGATCTCCGGCTCCGCGACCTTGAAGGCCGCCAGCGCCGCCGCCGCATCGCCGGCCGCGATCGCCTGCTCCACCTTCTTGATGAAGGTGCGGATGCGGCTCTTGCGCGCGTG from Rhodothalassiaceae bacterium harbors:
- the ihfA gene encoding integration host factor subunit alpha, with amino-acid sequence MAGRTVTRAELTEAVYRAVGLSRSESAGLVDQVLETIASRLERGENVKLSSFGSFLVRSKGRRMGRNPKTGVEVPIEPRRVVVFRPSQILRQRIVEALDKSG
- the rpsT gene encoding 30S ribosomal protein S20, with protein sequence MANTPQARKRIRRNERRRLINHARKSRIRTFIKKVEQAIAAGDAAAALAAFKVAEPEIRRGVAKGVLHRNAASRKISRLAAKIARLSA